The Phacochoerus africanus isolate WHEZ1 chromosome 3, ROS_Pafr_v1, whole genome shotgun sequence genome window below encodes:
- the C3H2orf72 gene encoding uncharacterized protein C2orf72 homolog, with the protein MERELEALTARPAHPAEPPFQALVEAAGGQGQVLLVGELWEREQSRTLLWDFARAVFPPQQAPGKPGDAAVPGTGPGAPGAQKAPRMAGARAFRSPLVFVLCRASSLAARQPRRHLREMLRDVRGRRRAGAALVGVLVAEAEREDEVAPELRVLEALLRTVFGRQAGGPVQAAAYCPGHPASSLAVQEAACRALQAAGPARPDGAWERPGLPALLACFSWGPWSRGKDADASPPAEGDCQDPEEELALTAVYPNGDCEETGKGSGAWDGVAPAPAEPTGDLR; encoded by the exons ATGGAGCGCGAGCTGGAGGCGCTGACCGCCCGGCCCGCGCACCCGGCGGAGCCGCCCTTCCAGGCGCTGGTGGAGGCGGCGGGCGGCCAAGGGCAGGTGCTGCTGGTGGGCGAGCTGTGGGAGCGCGAGCAGAGCCGCACGCTGCTGTGGGACTTCGCCCGGGCGGTGTTCCCACCCCAGCAAGCCCCGGGCAAGCCGGGAGACGCGGCGGTGCCGGGCACCGGGCCCGGGGCGCCGGGGGCGCAGAAGGCGCCCAGGATGGCGGGGGCGCGCGCCTTCCGCTCGCCGCTGGTCTTCGTGCTGTGCCGCGCGTCGTCGCTGGCCGCCCGGCAGCCGCGGCGCCACCTGCGGGAGATGCTGCGGGACGTGCGTGGCCGGCGCCGGGCCGGGGCGGCGCTGGTCGGGGTGCTTGTGGCCGAGGCCGAGCGGGAGGACGAGGTGGCCCCGGAGCTTCGGGTTCTGGAGGCGTTGCTGCGCACCGTGTTCGGCCGCCAGGCTGGGGGCCCAGTACAAGCGGCCGCCTACTGTCCCGGCCACCCGGCCTCCAGTCTGGCCGTCCAGGAGGCCGCCTGCAGGGCTCTGCAAGCCGCAGGGCCAGCGCGACCAG ATGGAGCCTGGGAGAGACCTGGCCTCCCAGCTCTGCTGGCGTGCTTTTCCTGGGGTCCTTGGAGCCGGGGGAAGGATGCAGATGCCAGCCCCCCAGCTGAGG GTGACTGCCAGGACCCCGAGGAGGAGCTGGCACTGACAGCCGTGTATCCCAACGGAGACTGTGAGGAGACTGGAAAGGGGTCAGGAGCCTGGGATGGAGTTGCCCCCGCTCCCGCTGAGCCCACTGGAGACTTGAGATGA